The following proteins are co-located in the Shouchella hunanensis genome:
- the addA gene encoding helicase-exonuclease AddAB subunit AddA: MPKWTLQEKPADVSWTDEQWQAISLKGGNILVAAAAGSGKTAVLVERIVKRMIDPNDEAEMDRLLVVTFTKAAAAEMKARIGKRIEEELSVRPSPYLKRQYRLLNRATISTLHSFCSELIRAHYYEINVDPTIRLANDTERELLKEEVLETLLERYYALDKETMPDFYTMAEAYSGDRSDTSLRALLLQLYTRSRSHPDPDRWLNESARMYEHPYDDVGESPWGKIILEEVFSFVSGAIANHTRALQLAERGDGPAFYHERLTEEVVALEGLTKCQSWDQLYQQLHDFTWKRLPSKKKDDPTDPQLMERVKGLRDDSKKLVQKAQELLMTDAQENRLRLQQMQGRVRMLTTLVKEFAKAYREEKAERSLMDFDDLEHFALDILSEESIAEPSAIALQYKARFQEVLTDEYQDTNQVQEAILQLVANGENRFMVGDVKQSIYRFRLAEPGLFIEKQTTYAKIERPLDKLKEAKGIRIDLAHNFRSRKEVLDAVNYVFAQTMDKHVGEVEYDQTQALQYGNLDYGIEDEGYDVHVALLEKEDEDDASGFELSAEKEAKWTANKINELRASKYLVYDKRQNQMRPIEYRDITILMRSLPSSPVFVDVFKRAGIPLFSDRDEGYFRHVEVQIMLSLLKIIDNPFQDIPLASVLRSPIVGLQDDELASIRLHDQEGFFYEAMQATLLNENQEGNWLEKLAHFNQQLQNWRTRARTTALSTFIWELFTETGYDVFVGGLPGGKQRQANVRALYDRAKAFEDTSFRGIFRFLRFVERMEEQGDDFESARTISEQENVVRLMSIHKSKGLEFPVVFVVDMWKQFNLMDTRRQTQIHQTLGFGSTYLDVERRVKYPTMAEAAIKKLQEREQISEELRVLYVALTRAKEKLFLLGSVKEREAKLEAWIEQAESSLSLHERKQARRFFDWIMPVVLRHEDVNRVSNKKEHPSKWTLDDMVEVPSLARTQPQSTNTTVQLLQQLERLDGRTAGMECEVERRLAFNYIYPVATKTAAKQSVTELKRKTNWYSLDEEMNTSRKNVMHSMKEPRFLKGDQKLSSTEKGSLMHRIMQRLSFQTKDPSHIKQEIEAISNRLALKKEERSAISYQRIIDFHQSSVGTRLLNSKKVKREVPFSYVQPKQQFSSQEEGAEEDGVLIRGIIDVLWWDENGELFLLDYKTDRIQSSGLEKQEVEKVLKERYEHQIAQYKQAIEAIWNVPVKECWLYFFDGGIDIQLFK, encoded by the coding sequence TCCTTCACCTTATTTAAAACGCCAGTACCGTTTATTAAACCGAGCCACAATATCCACCCTACATTCCTTTTGTTCTGAACTCATTCGTGCCCATTATTATGAAATTAATGTTGATCCGACGATTCGATTGGCAAATGATACGGAAAGAGAATTGCTTAAAGAAGAAGTGCTAGAAACGTTACTAGAGCGTTATTACGCCTTGGATAAAGAGACAATGCCCGACTTCTACACAATGGCAGAAGCATATAGTGGAGATCGCTCAGATACAAGTCTAAGAGCGCTCCTTTTACAACTATATACGCGTTCCAGGTCCCATCCTGATCCAGATAGGTGGCTTAATGAGAGTGCGAGGATGTATGAACATCCGTATGACGATGTAGGCGAAAGTCCATGGGGGAAAATCATTTTAGAAGAAGTGTTTAGCTTTGTGTCAGGGGCCATTGCCAATCATACACGAGCTCTTCAACTCGCTGAGCGAGGTGATGGACCTGCTTTTTATCATGAACGACTAACAGAAGAGGTTGTAGCACTTGAAGGGCTTACCAAGTGTCAATCTTGGGATCAGTTGTATCAACAGCTGCATGATTTTACTTGGAAACGTCTACCTAGTAAGAAAAAAGATGATCCAACCGATCCTCAATTAATGGAACGAGTAAAAGGACTACGGGATGATAGTAAAAAATTAGTGCAAAAAGCCCAAGAACTTTTAATGACTGATGCACAAGAGAACCGGTTGCGCCTACAACAGATGCAAGGTCGTGTCCGTATGTTAACAACCCTTGTAAAAGAGTTCGCTAAAGCGTACCGAGAAGAAAAAGCAGAACGTTCGTTGATGGATTTTGATGACCTTGAACACTTTGCTCTCGACATTCTTAGTGAAGAATCAATTGCAGAACCGTCTGCCATTGCACTGCAATACAAAGCCCGGTTTCAAGAAGTGTTAACGGATGAATATCAAGACACCAATCAAGTCCAAGAAGCAATCTTGCAATTAGTCGCAAATGGCGAGAACCGTTTTATGGTAGGAGATGTTAAACAGAGCATCTATCGCTTTCGGTTGGCGGAACCGGGTTTGTTTATTGAGAAACAAACAACGTATGCGAAGATAGAGCGCCCTCTGGATAAACTGAAAGAAGCAAAAGGAATTCGGATTGATTTAGCGCATAACTTTCGTAGCCGTAAAGAAGTGCTTGACGCTGTTAATTACGTGTTTGCACAGACGATGGACAAGCATGTAGGGGAAGTAGAGTATGATCAAACGCAAGCGTTGCAATACGGTAACCTTGACTATGGAATAGAAGACGAAGGTTATGACGTTCATGTTGCTTTACTTGAAAAAGAGGATGAGGACGACGCCAGTGGTTTTGAATTATCCGCAGAAAAAGAAGCGAAATGGACAGCGAATAAAATTAATGAATTACGAGCGAGTAAATACCTCGTTTATGATAAAAGGCAAAACCAAATGCGTCCAATTGAATATCGGGACATAACAATTTTAATGAGATCCCTTCCATCGTCTCCTGTTTTTGTGGACGTATTTAAAAGAGCGGGTATTCCACTTTTTTCAGATCGAGATGAAGGCTATTTTCGGCATGTAGAAGTGCAAATTATGCTGTCATTATTGAAAATTATTGATAATCCTTTTCAAGATATTCCGTTAGCGTCGGTACTGCGTTCACCAATTGTCGGACTCCAAGATGATGAGCTAGCAAGTATACGCCTACATGATCAAGAAGGGTTCTTTTATGAAGCCATGCAGGCCACTCTTTTAAATGAAAACCAAGAAGGAAATTGGTTGGAGAAGCTTGCTCATTTTAATCAGCAACTTCAAAATTGGCGGACGAGAGCACGAACGACTGCGTTATCTACATTTATTTGGGAACTGTTTACGGAAACTGGGTACGATGTATTTGTAGGTGGTTTGCCTGGAGGAAAGCAACGACAAGCCAACGTGCGAGCCTTGTACGATCGTGCAAAGGCGTTTGAAGATACATCGTTTCGCGGCATCTTTCGGTTTCTGCGTTTTGTTGAGCGGATGGAAGAGCAAGGAGACGATTTTGAGAGTGCACGTACCATTAGTGAGCAAGAGAATGTTGTTCGCTTAATGTCGATCCATAAAAGTAAAGGGCTCGAATTTCCAGTAGTCTTCGTAGTAGATATGTGGAAGCAATTTAACTTAATGGATACGAGACGACAAACCCAAATTCACCAAACATTAGGATTTGGCTCGACCTACTTAGATGTAGAACGACGTGTGAAGTACCCTACAATGGCAGAGGCGGCAATAAAGAAATTGCAAGAAAGAGAGCAAATATCGGAAGAACTTCGTGTGCTGTATGTAGCTCTAACGAGAGCGAAGGAAAAGCTGTTCCTACTAGGAAGTGTTAAAGAAAGAGAAGCAAAGTTGGAAGCATGGATAGAACAGGCGGAGTCTTCTCTTTCACTACATGAGCGCAAGCAGGCTCGTCGGTTCTTTGACTGGATCATGCCTGTTGTTCTCCGACATGAAGATGTGAATCGTGTTTCTAACAAGAAGGAGCATCCGTCAAAGTGGACGCTCGATGATATGGTGGAAGTACCTTCATTAGCACGTACTCAACCTCAGTCAACAAATACAACAGTTCAATTGCTACAGCAATTAGAACGATTAGATGGACGAACTGCTGGAATGGAGTGTGAAGTGGAGCGTCGACTTGCTTTCAATTATATATATCCTGTAGCTACCAAAACAGCGGCGAAACAAAGCGTGACCGAATTAAAACGAAAAACCAACTGGTATTCTCTTGATGAGGAAATGAATACGTCTCGGAAAAACGTCATGCATTCGATGAAGGAGCCACGTTTTTTAAAAGGGGATCAGAAGCTAAGTTCTACTGAAAAAGGATCGCTTATGCATCGTATTATGCAGAGGCTATCATTTCAGACAAAGGATCCGTCTCATATTAAGCAAGAGATTGAAGCCATTTCAAATCGGCTTGCGTTGAAAAAAGAAGAAAGAAGCGCCATCTCATACCAACGCATTATTGATTTTCATCAATCATCAGTGGGAACTCGTTTACTCAATTCGAAAAAAGTGAAAAGAGAGGTGCCTTTTTCCTATGTTCAACCTAAGCAGCAATTCTCCTCTCAAGAAGAGGGAGCAGAAGAAGACGGCGTGTTAATTCGAGGAATTATTGACGTGTTATGGTGGGATGAGAACGGTGAGTTGTTTTTACTTGATTATAAAACCGATCGCATTCAATCTTCTGGCTTAGAGAAACAAGAGGTCGAAAAGGTCTTGAAGGAACGTTATGAGCACCAAATCGCGCAATACAAGCAAGCAATTGAAGCCATTTGGAATGTACCGGTAAAGGAATGCTGGCTGTATTTCTTTGATGGCGGTATCGACATTCAACTATTCAAATAA
- a CDS encoding CynX/NimT family MFS transporter, with product MQKLQTNNKESYYTFLLLVSILLIAATLRSPMTSFGPLIPFIREDLGISNVTIGLVNTLPLLMFGLFSPLVPRISRKTGMEFMLLFAMIVLTIGIVFRSLGYTPLLLVGTLFLGLGIAVGNVLMPGLIKLSFPLRIGVMMGIYSVSMNLFGAFASGLSVPIAESSAFNWQQALLLWAILSAIAVFFICLRLPVMLSSRKKVPGKVDNQPSPSIFKSKLAWCVSLFMGLQSFIPYSLFTWLPDILLNKGFTESEAGWFMALMQVGLIPATFFVPIFAAKLKSQTWLAVASGLLFLIGLAGVALTASSFTILFLIVTGMGMGTTFSLAMMFFVLRTHTVEQSSQLSSMAQSVGYMIAATGPFLLGFIADSTKSWTVPLLILMAAAIGISLFGYAAGKDRKIDNPTPS from the coding sequence ATGCAAAAGCTGCAAACGAACAACAAAGAATCCTATTACACGTTTTTATTACTCGTGTCTATCTTATTGATTGCTGCTACCTTACGATCGCCAATGACTTCGTTTGGACCGTTAATTCCTTTTATAAGAGAAGATTTAGGCATTTCAAATGTAACTATTGGCTTAGTCAATACATTACCGCTGCTTATGTTTGGTTTGTTCTCACCTCTTGTACCAAGAATTTCTCGGAAAACAGGGATGGAATTCATGCTTTTATTCGCTATGATTGTATTAACCATTGGCATTGTGTTCCGCTCCCTCGGATATACACCGTTATTGTTAGTAGGTACCCTTTTTCTCGGTCTTGGTATAGCAGTCGGAAACGTCTTAATGCCTGGTTTAATTAAGCTTAGTTTTCCATTACGAATTGGTGTTATGATGGGCATCTACTCTGTTTCTATGAATCTCTTTGGTGCATTTGCATCCGGCTTATCCGTACCGATAGCTGAATCAAGCGCTTTCAACTGGCAACAGGCTTTGCTTTTATGGGCCATATTATCGGCTATTGCTGTTTTTTTTATTTGCTTACGACTACCTGTTATGTTGTCGTCTCGAAAAAAAGTTCCTGGAAAAGTAGATAACCAACCTTCTCCTTCCATCTTTAAATCGAAGCTCGCTTGGTGCGTTTCGTTGTTTATGGGACTTCAATCGTTCATTCCTTATAGCTTGTTCACTTGGCTACCAGACATCCTACTGAATAAAGGGTTTACAGAAAGTGAGGCAGGCTGGTTTATGGCGTTAATGCAAGTAGGACTCATCCCAGCTACGTTTTTTGTTCCGATTTTTGCAGCTAAATTAAAGAGTCAAACGTGGCTTGCTGTTGCGTCAGGACTATTATTTTTAATAGGACTTGCTGGTGTCGCACTAACCGCATCTTCGTTCACTATACTATTTCTTATTGTTACAGGTATGGGGATGGGGACGACTTTTAGTTTAGCAATGATGTTTTTTGTCTTGCGTACCCATACTGTCGAGCAATCTTCACAGCTTTCTAGTATGGCACAATCAGTTGGTTATATGATTGCCGCTACAGGACCATTCCTTCTTGGATTCATCGCGGACAGTACAAAAAGTTGGACTGTGCCACTCCTGATTCTTATGGCTGCGGCTATCGGCATTTCTTTATTTGGTTATGCTGCTGGCAAGGATCGAAAAATTGACAATCCTACACCTTCTTAA
- a CDS encoding NUDIX hydrolase, which translates to MERSSKEAHAGGLLSLVGGKVDASGIDKDVLEKTIQREFLEEVGLKLKDDMVYVRNTTFAVNGKPVIDLVFLCEREEGSQPSIVSADEVADIHWMTFEEIQSHSKAPDYFMESICMAEKVRLRQRE; encoded by the coding sequence ATTGAAAGAAGCTCAAAGGAAGCACATGCAGGAGGACTACTGTCATTAGTAGGTGGTAAAGTCGATGCATCTGGAATCGATAAAGATGTATTAGAAAAAACGATACAGCGTGAGTTTTTAGAAGAAGTTGGTTTGAAATTGAAAGACGATATGGTCTATGTGCGCAATACGACTTTTGCAGTGAACGGAAAACCTGTCATTGACCTTGTGTTTCTATGTGAACGAGAAGAAGGAAGTCAACCTTCAATCGTAAGTGCAGATGAGGTTGCAGACATTCATTGGATGACCTTTGAGGAGATCCAATCACATAGCAAAGCACCAGATTATTTTATGGAAAGTATTTGTATGGCAGAGAAAGTACGATTACGCCAAAGGGAGTGA
- a CDS encoding SDR family oxidoreductase encodes MSTIKEKVIMITGASSGIGEATARLLAQEGAHVVLGARRTDNLKAIANDIIREGGSADYRRLDVTNKEEMNEFVTYVNSRYGQVDVLINNAGVMPLSKLAALKTDEWNQMVDVNIRGVLHGIAAGLPIMNKQKFGHFINVSSIGAHEVSPTAAVYCATKFAVRALSEGLRMETGPNIRVTNIAPGVTESELAESISDEEAKQVMKEYRRISLPSNAIAQSILYAIKQPENVDVNEIIVRPTA; translated from the coding sequence ATGTCTACAATTAAAGAGAAAGTCATCATGATTACTGGAGCGAGCAGCGGTATTGGTGAAGCTACAGCACGCCTACTTGCCCAAGAAGGCGCACATGTGGTTTTAGGAGCAAGGCGCACTGACAATCTTAAAGCGATCGCGAACGATATCATTCGTGAGGGTGGATCAGCCGATTATCGACGGTTAGATGTCACAAACAAAGAAGAAATGAATGAATTTGTCACCTATGTGAATAGCCGCTATGGACAAGTCGACGTCCTTATTAACAATGCCGGAGTGATGCCCCTTTCAAAGCTAGCAGCCTTAAAAACCGATGAATGGAATCAAATGGTTGATGTGAATATTCGTGGTGTTCTTCACGGCATTGCAGCTGGACTCCCAATCATGAATAAACAAAAATTCGGTCACTTTATCAATGTATCATCCATTGGTGCGCATGAAGTTTCCCCTACCGCAGCAGTTTACTGCGCTACTAAATTTGCAGTTCGAGCGCTCTCTGAAGGACTTCGAATGGAGACTGGGCCAAACATTCGTGTCACAAACATTGCGCCAGGCGTAACGGAGTCTGAGCTTGCCGAAAGTATTTCCGATGAAGAAGCGAAACAGGTCATGAAAGAGTACAGAAGGATCTCTTTACCTTCGAATGCAATCGCCCAATCAATTCTTTATGCAATCAAACAACCCGAAAATGTCGATGTGAACGAAATAATCGTCAGACCGACTGCTTAA
- a CDS encoding Atu4866 domain-containing protein — translation MSQSLNSSAYIGIWVTEDGYIRHELLANGRYDEARGSKQSAYQGHYTVNGNQIDYIDDTGFTADGEFRNGILYHAGMVLYRETNRK, via the coding sequence TTGTCTCAATCATTAAATAGCAGCGCCTATATTGGGATTTGGGTCACAGAAGACGGATACATTCGCCATGAGCTTTTAGCCAATGGACGTTATGATGAGGCCCGCGGCTCGAAACAAAGTGCCTATCAAGGTCATTATACGGTTAATGGAAATCAGATTGATTACATCGATGATACGGGGTTTACCGCTGATGGAGAATTTCGAAATGGAATTCTCTATCACGCTGGAATGGTTTTATACCGGGAGACTAACAGAAAATGA